A single region of the Pseudomonas sp. ML2-2023-3 genome encodes:
- the mobQ gene encoding MobQ family relaxase, producing the protein MRAVGYADKSKARARAVSYSCSVKPVSRSGGRSATASAAYRNAELIEDQRTGERHDYTRRSGVESVSWFAPAGCREQTSSELWNRAEAAEKRKNSTVAREVLVALPHELNQAQRAELVERMTAQLAGRYGVAGTAAIHAPDREGDQRNWHAHILMTTRRIDPATGDLGAKTRELDDMKTGPVEVVWIRQMVEREGNSALERAGHAARLDCRSLADQGIDRAPTTHEGPRVTAIRRECEREQRGPLGACDVIELNDARRLRPLAELRAEAQQLEAEIIDLAQHRQERVLRREVSELEQMMTAPSPRSVARAKAQKREVGQKQEIAKQWHEEHPTRSALCEWFGITPRVDQEAETARLAFNASKALREAIRWTEQRKETVQRLQEARQGLLAAPGISDAMERLESALRALRRAEGLANNRLTWAGLDERAALHQERRELAELRREIEAARTRVPTRAEAQELEKRAGEQLGRIEGWDQIEQQRHAAEAPQALERRTVELRDQPDGPRRSGPRQG; encoded by the coding sequence TTGCGCGCGGTCGGCTACGCCGACAAATCAAAAGCCAGAGCCAGAGCCGTGTCCTACTCGTGCAGCGTGAAACCAGTCAGCAGAAGCGGTGGCCGTTCGGCCACTGCTTCTGCTGCCTACCGCAATGCCGAACTGATTGAAGATCAGCGGACTGGCGAGCGGCACGACTACACCCGCCGTTCCGGGGTTGAGTCGGTGAGCTGGTTTGCCCCGGCTGGGTGCCGGGAGCAAACCAGCTCCGAGCTGTGGAACCGGGCCGAGGCCGCCGAGAAGCGCAAGAACTCGACGGTCGCCCGTGAGGTTCTGGTCGCGCTGCCGCACGAGCTGAACCAGGCGCAGCGCGCCGAGCTGGTCGAGCGCATGACCGCCCAGCTGGCCGGGCGCTATGGGGTGGCCGGCACTGCCGCCATCCATGCGCCAGACCGCGAGGGCGACCAGCGCAACTGGCACGCTCACATTCTGATGACCACGCGCCGCATCGACCCGGCCACGGGCGACCTGGGCGCGAAGACCCGCGAGCTGGACGACATGAAGACCGGCCCCGTCGAGGTGGTGTGGATACGGCAGATGGTCGAGCGCGAGGGTAATTCCGCCCTGGAGCGGGCTGGCCACGCCGCCCGTCTGGACTGCCGCAGTTTGGCCGACCAAGGCATAGACCGCGCCCCCACCACTCACGAGGGGCCGCGAGTGACGGCCATTCGGCGCGAGTGCGAGCGGGAGCAGCGCGGCCCGCTGGGCGCGTGCGATGTGATCGAGCTGAACGATGCCCGTCGCCTTCGTCCTTTGGCCGAGCTGCGCGCCGAGGCGCAGCAGCTGGAGGCCGAGATTATCGACTTGGCCCAGCACCGCCAGGAGCGTGTGCTGCGGCGCGAGGTGAGCGAGCTGGAGCAAATGATGACAGCACCGTCACCGCGCTCCGTGGCCCGGGCCAAGGCGCAGAAGCGCGAGGTCGGGCAGAAGCAGGAGATCGCCAAACAGTGGCACGAGGAACACCCGACCCGCTCAGCGCTGTGCGAGTGGTTCGGGATCACGCCGCGAGTAGACCAGGAGGCCGAAACCGCCCGACTGGCCTTCAACGCCTCTAAGGCACTGCGGGAGGCGATTAGGTGGACGGAGCAACGAAAAGAGACAGTGCAGCGGCTCCAGGAGGCGCGTCAGGGTCTCTTGGCCGCGCCGGGGATCTCAGATGCCATGGAGCGCCTGGAGAGTGCCTTGCGGGCACTCAGGCGAGCTGAGGGGCTGGCGAACAACCGGCTTACCTGGGCTGGGCTCGATGAGCGCGCAGCGCTGCACCAGGAGCGGCGAGAGCTTGCGGAACTGCGTCGGGAGATCGAGGCCGCTCGCACCCGCGTGCCGACCAGAGCCGAGGCGCAAGAGCTGGAAAAGCGCGCAGGCGAGCAGCTGGGGCGCATAGAGGGCTGGGATCAGATCGAGCAGCAGCGTCACGCCGCGGAGGCCCCGCAGGCGCTGGAGCGCCGTACTGTCGAGCTACGCGACCAACCGGACGGCCCGCGCAGGAGCGGGCCACGTCAGGGCTAG